Proteins co-encoded in one Bremerella sp. TYQ1 genomic window:
- a CDS encoding TAT-variant-translocated molybdopterin oxidoreductase has translation MSSIKPDNEKPKYWRSLDQLEGTPEFEQFLKREFPEAAEEAPTGLPRRRWMQLMGASLALATGAAGCRYPEEEVVGFRYPEEEIAPFSRRPEDRIPGKPQKFATTLQVAGKVCPSVATSYDGRPIKIDGNQMHPMVSGADTFAQATILHLYDPDRSQHPVERDDSGQQFKRTWDEFNVWWKEHAKSLEGGNASKLAILHQANHSPTVLAQFNAIAQKFPQAKWYQYDSITGNTTLGTEIAFGQKLRPILKLEEAEIIVDISADILGSHQTHGPNSREFAKHRTPEDGKMSRLYVVESRFSSTGIAADHRLAVAASQMASFVAELEQKLDGAIENGETKEPPADKRDIMVTAMVNDLVSHQGKSLVVGGETLDVETQARIWRINDKLKNLGKTVTFIEEPKLARDNTGSIEDLTTALNGGEIETILFVGGNPIYDAPADLDFVAAMDKAKTQVYYGDYETETSKLCSWHLPASHGLEQWGDAIAYDGSYCIAQPLISPIFETKDPVEFLSLIAGSPISETLEAVKQSVATAFSTSATDAAWTKVLHDGFIADSAAEAVTATLSSDLELGEVSVSAWRDGLGDALELIFHPGSGTFDGRFANNGWLQELPEPITKVTWDNVVTMSPKTAQDQGVKQAELVTLSANGKTVEVPVYIQPGQAHGTLAVGLGYGRTKAGSVGGDTDAGIDPVGVDVSPLRTKETMLLATDVTMDGTGKEFTLATTQDHFAIDLLGMREIGRRVEELVREGTVEEYEHHPDFAKHVVHHPPLESLWEDQEWMKESYDGHAWGMSIDLTKCTGCNACTIACQSENNIPIVGKEAVSVGREMHWIRVDRYFSGDMEDPKAVSQPVTCHQCETAPCESVCPVAATVHSNEGLNDMVYNRCIGTRYCGNNCPYKVRRFNYLDWRADETRFDAANKELAKLIFNPEVTVRNRGVMEKCTYCVQRIQNTKIEAKADRRAIGPNEIQVACQEACSAQAIEFGDLNNPESKVAKAHANPRAYAMLAELNTKPRTRYLAKIRNPHPWLAPKETDHHGHGHGGDDHDHAHAEGEHADDHEHETAEEKH, from the coding sequence ATGTCATCGATAAAGCCTGATAACGAAAAACCGAAGTACTGGCGTAGCCTCGATCAACTCGAGGGAACTCCTGAGTTCGAGCAGTTCCTGAAACGTGAATTTCCGGAAGCTGCTGAAGAAGCTCCAACCGGGTTGCCGCGTCGTCGCTGGATGCAGTTGATGGGGGCCTCGCTGGCCCTGGCAACGGGTGCTGCTGGCTGCCGCTACCCAGAAGAAGAAGTGGTTGGCTTCCGCTATCCGGAAGAAGAGATCGCTCCATTCTCGCGACGTCCAGAAGACCGAATTCCTGGCAAACCGCAAAAGTTCGCCACGACCCTGCAAGTCGCCGGCAAAGTTTGTCCATCCGTCGCTACGAGCTACGACGGCCGACCGATCAAGATCGATGGCAACCAGATGCACCCAATGGTCTCTGGTGCGGACACTTTCGCTCAGGCCACCATTCTGCATTTGTACGACCCTGATCGTAGCCAGCACCCTGTCGAACGTGACGACAGCGGACAGCAATTCAAGCGAACCTGGGACGAGTTCAACGTTTGGTGGAAAGAACATGCCAAGTCCCTGGAAGGTGGCAACGCCTCCAAGCTGGCCATTTTGCACCAAGCGAATCACTCGCCGACCGTGCTCGCTCAGTTCAACGCGATCGCTCAAAAGTTTCCCCAAGCCAAGTGGTATCAATACGATTCCATCACCGGCAACACGACGCTCGGCACCGAAATTGCCTTCGGTCAAAAGCTGCGACCGATCTTGAAGCTGGAAGAAGCCGAGATCATCGTTGACATTAGCGCCGACATTCTGGGAAGCCATCAAACGCACGGGCCCAACAGCCGCGAGTTCGCCAAGCATCGCACGCCAGAAGATGGCAAGATGAGCCGTCTTTACGTGGTAGAAAGCCGATTCTCCTCGACAGGAATTGCCGCCGATCATCGCCTGGCAGTGGCCGCCTCGCAGATGGCCAGCTTCGTTGCTGAGCTTGAGCAAAAACTCGACGGCGCAATCGAAAACGGCGAAACGAAAGAACCTCCGGCTGATAAGCGTGACATCATGGTCACGGCCATGGTCAACGACCTCGTCAGCCATCAAGGCAAGAGCCTCGTTGTCGGTGGTGAAACGCTGGACGTTGAAACCCAGGCTCGCATCTGGCGAATTAACGACAAGCTGAAAAACCTCGGCAAGACGGTTACTTTCATCGAAGAACCGAAGCTCGCTCGCGACAACACCGGTTCAATCGAAGATTTGACCACCGCACTTAACGGCGGCGAAATCGAAACGATTTTGTTCGTCGGTGGAAACCCAATCTACGATGCACCTGCGGACCTCGATTTCGTGGCCGCAATGGACAAAGCCAAGACCCAGGTCTACTACGGCGATTACGAGACCGAAACCTCGAAGCTTTGCTCGTGGCATTTGCCCGCATCGCACGGCTTAGAGCAATGGGGCGACGCGATTGCCTACGACGGTAGTTACTGCATCGCTCAGCCGCTGATTTCTCCCATCTTTGAAACCAAAGATCCGGTCGAATTCCTGAGCCTGATCGCTGGCTCGCCGATTTCCGAAACTCTGGAAGCCGTGAAGCAGTCGGTTGCGACCGCATTCTCGACTTCTGCTACCGATGCCGCATGGACGAAAGTCCTTCACGACGGCTTCATCGCCGACTCGGCTGCCGAAGCGGTCACCGCAACGCTATCGTCGGATCTCGAACTGGGAGAAGTTTCGGTCTCCGCATGGCGAGACGGACTTGGCGATGCCCTGGAACTGATCTTCCATCCCGGCTCCGGTACTTTCGATGGTCGATTCGCCAATAACGGCTGGTTGCAAGAACTGCCTGAGCCAATCACCAAGGTAACTTGGGACAACGTCGTTACGATGAGTCCTAAGACAGCTCAAGACCAAGGCGTCAAACAAGCAGAGCTCGTTACGCTTTCGGCTAACGGCAAGACGGTTGAAGTTCCTGTTTACATTCAACCCGGTCAAGCACACGGCACTTTGGCAGTAGGCCTCGGTTACGGTCGTACGAAAGCTGGATCGGTCGGTGGCGATACGGATGCCGGAATCGATCCAGTCGGCGTCGATGTCAGCCCACTGCGAACCAAAGAAACGATGCTGCTCGCCACCGATGTCACCATGGATGGCACCGGCAAAGAGTTCACGCTGGCTACCACGCAGGATCACTTCGCAATCGACTTGCTCGGGATGCGAGAAATTGGTCGCCGCGTGGAAGAACTCGTCCGCGAAGGCACCGTCGAAGAATACGAACATCATCCTGACTTCGCCAAACATGTTGTCCACCATCCACCTCTGGAGTCCCTGTGGGAAGACCAGGAATGGATGAAGGAATCGTACGACGGCCACGCTTGGGGCATGTCGATCGACTTGACCAAGTGCACCGGCTGTAATGCGTGCACGATTGCCTGCCAATCGGAAAACAACATTCCGATCGTCGGCAAGGAAGCGGTTTCGGTCGGTCGCGAAATGCACTGGATCCGTGTCGATCGTTACTTCAGCGGCGACATGGAAGACCCCAAAGCGGTCTCGCAACCGGTGACATGTCATCAGTGCGAAACGGCTCCTTGCGAAAGCGTTTGTCCAGTCGCGGCTACCGTTCATAGCAACGAAGGCCTCAACGACATGGTCTACAACCGCTGTATCGGTACGCGTTACTGCGGTAACAACTGTCCTTACAAAGTTCGCCGGTTCAATTACCTCGACTGGCGAGCCGATGAGACTCGCTTCGACGCCGCCAATAAAGAGCTCGCCAAGCTGATCTTCAATCCCGAAGTCACTGTGCGTAATCGTGGCGTGATGGAAAAGTGCACCTACTGCGTGCAGCGAATCCAAAACACCAAGATCGAAGCCAAAGCAGACCGTCGAGCGATCGGCCCGAACGAAATTCAAGTCGCTTGCCAGGAAGCTTGTTCCGCACAAGCGATCGAGTTTGGCGACTTGAACAATCCCGAAAGCAAAGTCGCCAAGGCTCACGCAAATCCACGTGCTTACGCAATGCTGGCGGAACTGAACACCAAGCCACGTACGCGTTACTTGGCCAAGATTCGCAATCCGCATCCATGGTTGGCTCCGAAGGAAACCGACCATCATGGCCACGGACATGGCGGCGACGATCATGATCACGCCCATGCCGAAGGCGAGCACGCCGATGACCACGAACATGAAACGGCAGAAGAAAAGCACTAA
- a CDS encoding 3-deoxy-7-phosphoheptulonate synthase, whose amino-acid sequence MHQTDNVNVHRIEKLAPPSAIKQEFPLSEAAQDFVFDSRQHIQQILAGKEDRLIAVVGPCSIHNVDMAIEFGKRLKKLADQVSDTLLVVMRVYFEKPRTTVGWKGLINDPHLNDTFDMAEGYRMARKLLMELAEMQIPAASEALEPITPQYIADLISLASIGARTTESPTHRQMASGLSMPIGFKNGTDGDLQIALDAMTSSNAPHSFLGIDGEGATCVVHSKGNPWGHLILRGGRSGPNFSKESVAEAIEALEKRNLPPRLLVDCSHGNSLKDHTRQAGVWRDVLQQRMDGSRAIAGMMLESNLMPGNQKLTEDPSGLEYGISITDACIGWDETEQLLLEAHERLKSLVSA is encoded by the coding sequence ATGCACCAGACCGACAACGTTAACGTCCACCGAATCGAAAAATTGGCTCCACCCAGTGCCATCAAGCAGGAATTCCCCCTCTCGGAAGCTGCTCAAGATTTCGTTTTCGATTCCCGTCAGCACATTCAGCAAATCCTTGCCGGCAAGGAAGATAGGCTGATTGCGGTGGTCGGTCCCTGCTCGATCCACAACGTCGATATGGCGATTGAATTTGGCAAGCGGCTGAAAAAGCTCGCCGATCAGGTCTCCGATACGCTGCTCGTGGTCATGCGAGTATATTTTGAAAAGCCCCGGACCACCGTCGGTTGGAAAGGGCTGATCAACGATCCCCATCTGAACGATACCTTCGACATGGCCGAAGGATATCGTATGGCTCGGAAGCTGCTGATGGAGCTCGCTGAAATGCAAATTCCAGCTGCCAGCGAAGCCTTGGAGCCGATCACTCCGCAGTACATTGCCGATCTGATCTCACTCGCTTCCATCGGGGCTCGCACGACCGAGTCCCCCACCCATCGTCAAATGGCGAGTGGACTGTCGATGCCGATCGGGTTCAAGAACGGCACCGATGGTGATCTGCAAATCGCGCTTGATGCGATGACCTCCTCCAACGCCCCGCACAGTTTTCTGGGCATCGATGGCGAGGGAGCAACATGTGTCGTTCACTCCAAGGGAAACCCTTGGGGACACCTGATTCTGCGTGGTGGTCGATCCGGCCCGAACTTCTCGAAAGAATCGGTCGCCGAAGCGATTGAAGCCCTCGAAAAGCGGAATCTGCCGCCTCGTTTGTTGGTCGACTGCAGTCACGGGAACTCGCTGAAGGATCATACCCGACAAGCTGGCGTTTGGCGGGATGTACTTCAGCAGCGGATGGACGGCAGCCGTGCGATCGCCGGCATGATGCTGGAAAGCAATCTCATGCCAGGCAATCAAAAGCTGACCGAAGATCCGAGCGGTCTGGAATATGGCATTTCAATCACCGACGCATGCATCGGTTGGGATGAAACGGAACAACTTCTGCTGGAAGCCCACGAGCGTCTTAAGTCGCTCGTCTCGGCTTAA
- a CDS encoding ATP-binding protein, whose amino-acid sequence MAQTSHFDNSPHVLEGRKARLTINTAWLIKLRWVAAFGQWITIAVTMFLLGIEIRWQPLATIIFLTASSNLLLTYLFESLRSRDLKSLAAWEALLFVVMLMDLGFLTAMLYFTGGITNPFAVFYLVNLSLAAIVLIPKYTGTLAIVTVGCVGLLLLASFPVPILGSWQIDNLATSTIPVHVLLAGTSIALVTCAMVVVYFTTRLNVELQRKEANLRLNEMKQARSEKLEALGTLAAGAAHELSTPLATIAVVAKEVQRELEQGDIAPEIKEDISLIRGELDRCRTILDQMSTDAGQATGEPIVRISAAKLVEEVTQLIETQHRGRVHVAANLPEVEIEAPLHLLAQAIRGLVKNAIDATPQKESIQLDLSTNANQLVITIRDHGTGMPPHVLARIGEPFFTTKEPGSGTGLGVFLAKNVVEKLNGNVSIESVADAGTTVTVTIPRLPATNNGNSLPNSHSDS is encoded by the coding sequence ATGGCGCAAACCTCTCATTTTGATAACAGTCCGCATGTCCTGGAAGGGCGGAAGGCGCGACTTACGATCAACACGGCCTGGCTGATCAAGCTTCGCTGGGTGGCCGCTTTCGGGCAGTGGATCACGATCGCAGTGACCATGTTTCTGCTGGGCATCGAGATCCGGTGGCAACCGCTGGCCACCATTATTTTCCTAACCGCCAGCAGTAACTTGCTGCTCACTTATTTATTCGAATCGCTCCGCTCTCGCGATCTCAAAAGCCTCGCGGCATGGGAAGCATTGCTATTCGTTGTGATGCTGATGGACCTAGGCTTCTTGACCGCGATGCTTTATTTCACGGGAGGAATTACCAATCCATTTGCCGTTTTCTACCTGGTGAACCTTTCGTTGGCGGCCATCGTGCTGATCCCGAAATATACCGGTACGCTGGCCATTGTAACTGTCGGGTGCGTTGGACTTTTACTGTTGGCCAGCTTTCCGGTCCCCATTCTCGGCAGTTGGCAAATCGATAATCTGGCGACAAGCACAATCCCAGTCCACGTGTTGCTCGCAGGGACGTCAATTGCTCTCGTAACTTGTGCGATGGTCGTGGTTTACTTCACGACCCGGCTTAATGTGGAGCTACAGCGAAAAGAGGCTAACCTTCGGCTGAATGAGATGAAACAGGCCCGCAGCGAAAAGCTTGAAGCCCTGGGAACGCTCGCCGCAGGAGCAGCCCATGAGCTTTCCACCCCGCTGGCCACCATTGCCGTGGTCGCGAAAGAAGTCCAGCGAGAACTCGAACAAGGCGACATCGCCCCGGAAATCAAGGAAGACATCTCCCTCATCCGTGGCGAGCTGGATCGCTGCCGGACCATTCTCGATCAGATGTCGACCGATGCCGGACAGGCAACCGGCGAGCCGATCGTACGGATATCGGCCGCCAAACTTGTGGAAGAAGTCACGCAGCTAATCGAAACCCAGCATCGCGGACGCGTTCACGTTGCGGCCAATTTGCCGGAGGTCGAGATCGAAGCCCCCCTGCATCTATTGGCTCAGGCCATCCGGGGACTCGTCAAAAATGCGATCGACGCGACACCGCAGAAAGAATCGATCCAGCTTGACCTGTCGACCAATGCCAACCAACTGGTGATCACCATCCGCGATCATGGAACCGGAATGCCACCCCACGTGCTGGCCAGAATTGGCGAACCGTTCTTCACCACCAAAGAGCCAGGCTCGGGTACCGGGCTCGGGGTTTTCCTGGCGAAGAATGTCGTCGAGAAGCTTAACGGCAATGTTTCGATCGAATCGGTCGCCGACGCAGGAACAACAGTGACGGTCACCATTCCGCGACTTCCTGCAACAAATAACGGAAATTCCTTACCGAACTCGCATAGTGACTCATAG
- a CDS encoding Rieske (2Fe-2S) protein, which translates to MSLRVPLASVDDLPTHGGRLVVVDDQWIGLFQTPEGIFAIDAMCPHAGANLAKGNVCDGAVACPVHHWRFRLSDGQYLDADEPRFNAKVYAVNVENGRILVELPSQPDSIRLI; encoded by the coding sequence GTGTCGCTGCGTGTACCGTTGGCCAGCGTCGATGATCTGCCGACCCACGGGGGACGGCTCGTAGTCGTCGACGACCAATGGATAGGGCTCTTTCAAACCCCCGAGGGCATCTTCGCGATCGATGCGATGTGTCCCCATGCGGGGGCCAACCTGGCCAAGGGGAACGTTTGCGATGGGGCGGTTGCTTGCCCGGTGCATCATTGGCGTTTTCGACTTTCGGATGGCCAATATCTGGATGCCGACGAGCCTCGCTTTAATGCCAAGGTATACGCTGTAAATGTCGAAAATGGCCGCATATTGGTCGAGCTTCCGTCGCAGCCTGATTCGATTCGATTAATCTGA
- a CDS encoding response regulator transcription factor yields the protein MSRPTILLVDDDDILRNRLTRAFSSRGFDVYSAKTKEDAVSQAEEAQPDRAVLDLKLPETSGIEILKDLLKVSPLTQAVILTGYGSITNAVEAVRLGAVNYLTKPADADEILAAFENKEAASPQAEPQSYNPQSLAEAEWEHIHRVLNDCGGNLSEAARLLDIPRRTLQRKLKKLAP from the coding sequence ATGTCGCGACCTACAATCCTCCTCGTCGATGACGACGATATCTTGCGGAACCGATTGACGCGGGCCTTCTCGTCCCGCGGCTTCGACGTTTACTCCGCGAAGACCAAAGAGGATGCTGTCTCCCAAGCCGAAGAAGCTCAGCCCGATCGCGCAGTGCTCGACTTGAAATTGCCTGAGACGTCCGGAATCGAGATCCTCAAAGACCTGCTCAAAGTCTCTCCGCTCACCCAAGCTGTCATTTTGACCGGCTACGGCAGCATCACGAATGCGGTCGAAGCGGTTCGCCTGGGTGCCGTAAACTACCTAACCAAGCCAGCCGACGCGGATGAAATTTTAGCGGCATTCGAGAACAAGGAAGCGGCATCCCCCCAAGCAGAGCCGCAATCGTACAATCCCCAGTCGCTTGCCGAGGCGGAATGGGAACACATCCACCGCGTGCTAAATGACTGTGGCGGCAACCTTTCCGAAGCCGCGAGACTGTTAGATATCCCACGCCGAACGCTTCAACGGAAGCTGAAAAAACTGGCTCCGTAA
- a CDS encoding cytochrome c3 family protein: MDRFLFPRWVNKFVPLMLGAILVGAAYGGSVLFVTSSPQILNRGYRPEQPVPFSHKLHAGRLKMDCRYCHNTVEKASHAAVPPTATCGNCHSGQDSSGATQYAAVHANSVALEPVRESLATGESIDWMRVHNLPDFVYFNHSAHVTQGVSCVECHGRVDKMDVVEVVEPISMAWCLDCHRNPDAKIRPANEVTNLAWGTEAGGNKLSVEEKRLIGQQLREELNINPSTNCSTCHR; the protein is encoded by the coding sequence ATGGACCGCTTTCTATTTCCCAGATGGGTAAATAAGTTCGTTCCGCTAATGCTGGGCGCAATCCTTGTTGGTGCAGCCTACGGCGGTTCCGTACTCTTTGTGACTTCGTCACCCCAGATTCTTAACCGTGGCTATCGTCCCGAACAGCCGGTACCGTTCAGCCATAAGCTGCACGCAGGCCGTCTGAAGATGGACTGCCGTTATTGTCATAACACCGTCGAGAAAGCGAGTCATGCGGCTGTGCCTCCGACGGCGACGTGTGGTAACTGCCACAGCGGTCAAGACTCGAGTGGTGCAACGCAGTACGCGGCAGTTCATGCCAACAGCGTGGCGTTGGAACCTGTCCGCGAAAGCCTCGCTACCGGCGAGTCGATCGATTGGATGCGAGTTCACAACCTGCCTGACTTTGTCTACTTCAATCACAGTGCTCACGTGACCCAGGGTGTTTCCTGTGTCGAATGTCACGGCCGCGTCGACAAAATGGATGTTGTAGAAGTCGTCGAGCCAATCTCCATGGCTTGGTGCTTGGACTGCCATCGCAATCCTGACGCGAAAATCCGCCCTGCCAACGAGGTTACGAATCTCGCTTGGGGTACGGAAGCTGGCGGTAACAAATTGAGCGTCGAAGAAAAGCGTCTGATCGGACAGCAACTTCGCGAAGAGTTGAACATTAACCCATCGACCAACTGCTCGACATGTCATCGATAA
- the nrfD gene encoding NrfD/PsrC family molybdoenzyme membrane anchor subunit: MATVNEVIDTTIDDPGNRTPLVIGGHDYGSITRLVCQINESKTPIAWYVAFVASLGLLGMFFSLIGYLVFTGVGVWGNNNPVYWGFPIVNFVFWVGIGHAGTLISAILFIFRQNWRTSINRFAEAMTIFAVCCAGVFPAVHIGRVWVFYWLFPLPSLQLAMWPQFRSPLLWDVFAVSTYATVSLIFWYTGMIPDLATLRDRTNNKILRIVYSIFSLGWTGSARSWSRYEKAYTLFAALAAPLVLSVHTIVSFDFAVSQLPGWHTTIFPPYFVAGAVFSGFGMVLTLMVPARQLFGLKDVVTLRHLENVCKILLATGSMVGYAYAMEFFIAWYGGNMYEGFAFVNRAFGPYWWAYWIMVSCNVISPQLFWFKKCRTTPWLMFVISIFVNIGMWFERFVITVTSLARDFLPSSWGMFHPTWVDYGMLIGSFGLFFTLFLLFVRFGPIVAMAEVKSVMPHPHSPVHDEDHAAVEHS; this comes from the coding sequence ATGGCCACCGTAAACGAAGTCATTGACACCACGATCGACGATCCGGGCAACCGGACGCCGCTTGTGATTGGCGGGCACGACTACGGCTCGATTACCCGGTTGGTTTGTCAGATCAACGAAAGCAAGACGCCCATCGCGTGGTACGTTGCGTTCGTTGCATCGCTGGGCCTATTGGGAATGTTCTTCTCGTTGATCGGTTACCTTGTTTTCACCGGGGTCGGTGTTTGGGGTAACAATAACCCGGTTTACTGGGGTTTTCCGATCGTGAACTTCGTGTTCTGGGTCGGTATCGGTCACGCTGGTACGCTGATTTCTGCAATTCTGTTTATCTTCCGGCAAAACTGGCGTACGAGTATCAACCGCTTCGCCGAAGCGATGACGATCTTTGCGGTCTGCTGTGCCGGTGTGTTTCCGGCTGTCCATATCGGTCGTGTTTGGGTCTTTTACTGGCTGTTTCCGCTGCCGAGTTTGCAACTGGCAATGTGGCCTCAGTTCCGTAGTCCTTTGCTGTGGGACGTTTTCGCCGTTTCGACCTACGCGACGGTTTCGTTGATCTTCTGGTACACCGGCATGATCCCTGATCTCGCGACCCTGCGAGACCGTACCAATAACAAAATCCTGCGAATCGTTTACTCGATTTTCTCGCTCGGCTGGACTGGCTCGGCTCGCTCTTGGTCGCGATACGAAAAGGCCTACACCCTTTTCGCCGCCTTGGCTGCCCCGCTCGTTCTTTCGGTGCATACGATCGTTAGTTTCGACTTTGCTGTTTCGCAGCTTCCCGGTTGGCACACAACGATCTTCCCGCCGTACTTTGTCGCTGGGGCCGTGTTCTCTGGTTTTGGGATGGTGCTGACGCTGATGGTTCCTGCTCGCCAACTGTTTGGCTTGAAGGATGTCGTCACGCTCCGCCACCTCGAAAACGTCTGCAAGATTTTGCTCGCCACCGGCTCGATGGTCGGTTACGCCTACGCAATGGAATTCTTCATTGCCTGGTACGGCGGTAACATGTACGAAGGTTTCGCGTTCGTTAACCGTGCGTTCGGTCCCTATTGGTGGGCCTACTGGATCATGGTTTCCTGTAACGTGATCAGCCCGCAGCTGTTCTGGTTCAAGAAGTGTCGCACCACGCCGTGGTTGATGTTTGTGATCAGCATCTTCGTGAACATCGGTATGTGGTTCGAACGATTTGTGATTACGGTGACTTCGCTGGCTCGCGACTTCCTTCCGTCGTCGTGGGGCATGTTCCATCCGACTTGGGTCGACTACGGCATGCTGATCGGCAGCTTCGGGTTGTTCTTCACCCTGTTCCTGCTGTTCGTCCGCTTTGGTCCGATCGTGGCCATGGCAGAAGTCAAATCGGTGATGCCTCATCCGCACTCCCCAGTGCATGATGAAGACCACGCGGCAGTCGAGCACTCGTAA